Genomic window (Sphingosinicella microcystinivorans):
CGCGAGCGCCTACGACCGCAAGACCGGCAAGCTCGCGTGGCGCTTCTTCACCGTGCCGGGCGCAGGGCCGGACGAGCATCCCGAAGTCGCCGAAGCCCGGAAGACATGGAGCCCGGACTCGCGCTGGGATCTCGGCGGCGGCGGCACGGTCTGGGATTCCATCGTCTACGACCCCGACACGAACATCGTCTATCTCGGCACCGGCAACGGTATGCCGCATCCCCTGTGGTCACGCAGCCCCGGCGGCGGCGACAACCTGTTCCTCTCCTCGATCGTCGCGGTCAATGCCGATACGGGCCGCAAGGTGTGGCACTATCAGACGACGCCGCAGGACAGCTGGGATTATACCGCGACGCAGAACATGGTGCTTGCCGACATCGAGTTCGGCGGCAAGCCGCGCAAGGTCATCATGCAGGCACCGAAGAACGGCTTCTTCTACGTGCTCGACCGCGTGACCGGCGAGCTTCTCTCGGCGGAGAAATTCACGACCGTCACATGGGCGGAGCGCGTCGACCTCAAAACCGGGCGGCCGGTCTTCACCGAGCAGTCCGACTACTCGAAGGAGACCAAGCTCGTCTGGCCGTCGGAAGCGGGCGGGCACAACTGGCCGCCGATGGCGTACAGCGAGAAGACCGGCCTCGTGTACATCCCGGTGCTTCAGGCGCCGATGACCTTCCAGATGTACGACCAGCCCTACAAGCCCTACAGCGGCATTCAGGGCTCGATCGCCGCATTCCCGGCGTTCGGCGCGTTCGGCAAGGGCGGCGCCGATTCCACAGAAGCCTTCCCCGGCCAGCCGAAGCCGCGTTTCGACGCCGTGCTGACGGCGTGGGACCCGAAGACGGGCAAGATCGCGTGGACGAGCAGCGAACTGCCGTTCTGGAGCGGCGGCGTGATGGCGACCGCGAGCGGCCTCGTCATGCAGGGATCGGCGGACGGCTATCTCACGGTCTACGACGGCGTCTCCGGCAAGGTGCTGCACCGGATCAATGTCGGCACCGGCATCATGGCGGCGCCGATGTCCTACGTGATCGGCGGCGAGCAGTACGTGGCGGTGAACGCGGGCTTCGGCGGCGCGCTCAACGTCGCCTATCCGCCGGGGGCGGTGGCGGCCGAGCGCGAGAATCGCGAGCGGCTGATCGTCTTCAAGCTGGGCGGCACGGCGCCCGAACTGCCGCCGCTGCGCGAGAAGACCGCGTTCACCGAAGCGCCCGCCAAGTATCGCGGCGATGCCGGGGCGGTGGAGCGGGGCGGGGCGCTCTACGGCGCCTATTGCGGACGCTGCCACGGCGGCAAGGACGGGATCGGCGGCTATCCGAACCTGTGGAAGATGGCGCCCGAAGTACACGAAGTATTCGACGAGATCGTTCTTGAAGGGGCGTTCGCGGACGCGGGCATGGCGGGCTTCGCCGATGTTCTCACCAAGGCGGACGCGCGCGATATACACGCCTTCCTCGCCGAACCGGCGCGAGGATCACCGAAGCGCGCGGGCCTGCACTAGACCGCCTCGCCCGCGGCCCGGCCGCTCGCCCACGCCCACTGGAAGTTGTAGCCGCCGAGCCAGCCGGTGACGTCCACGGCCTCGCCGATCGCGTAGAGACCGGGCACGCGCGCCGCCATCATCGTGCGCGACGACAAGCCGTCCGTCGATATGCCTCCGGCCGTCACCTCGGCCTTGGCGAAGCCTTCGGTGCCGGTGGGGGCGAAGCTCCAGCCGCCGAGGCGCGCCTCGGCCGCGCGGAGCGCCTTGTCGGGGAGGTTGCCGAGATCGCCCTCCAGCGCGAGGCGCTCGGCGAGGGCGTCCGCGAGACGCGCGGGGAGGAGGGCGGCGAGGACGCGTTTCAGCGACGCGCGTGGCTGCGCCTGCTTGCGACGGATCAGCCAGTCCGGCCCGGCATCGGGCAGGAAGTCCACATGGATCGGCGTGCGGTGCTGCCAGTAGGACGAGATTTGCAGCATGGCCGGGCCGGAAAGCCCGCGATGCGTGAACAGCGCCGCCTCGCGGAAGCGCGTCTTCCGCCAGCGCACCTCGACCTCGGCGGAGACGCCGGAGAGCGAACGGAACAGCGCCTCGTCCGGGCCGAGCGTCAGCGGCACGAGCGCGGGGCGGGGGTGGACGATGGACAGGCCGAAGCGGCGGGCGACGTCGTAGGCGAAGCCGGTCGCGCCGAGCTTCGGGATCGACGGTCCGCCGGTGGCGAGGACGAGCGCGGGCGCCGCGTAATCTCGTCCGCCGATCGTTGCCACGAAACGGTTGTCGCGGTGTTCGATGGCGGAAGCCGGGTTGCCAAGGCGGGTCGTGACGCCCGCCTTCGCGCACTCGCCGGCCAGCATGTCGACGATCTGCCGCGCCGAGCCGTCGCAGAACAGTTGTCCCAGCGTCTTTTCATGCCACGCGATGCCGTGGCGCTCGACGAGCGCCAGAAAGTCCTGCGGCGTGTAGCGGCCGAGCGCCGACTTGGCGAAGTGCGGATTGCCCGAAAGGTAACGGTCGGCGGCGGTGTGGATGTTGGTGAAATTGCAGCGCCCGCCGCCCGAGATCAGGATCTTCCTGCCCGGCGCGTCGGCGTGATCGACGAGCAATACGCTTTTGCCCCGCGCCCCCGCCGTCGCCGCGCACATCATCCCCGCCGCCCCGGCGCCGAGGACGATCGCGTCGAAGCCGCTCGTCACTGCGCCACGATGCTGGCGGCGACGGCCTCGGCGGCCTTGATCCCGTCGATCGCGGCGGAGAGGATGCCGCCCGCATAGCCCGCGCCTTCCCCTGCCGGGAACAGGCGCGCCGTGTTCAGGCTCTGGAAGTCCTTGCCGCGCGTGATCCGGACCGGCGAGGAGGTGCGCGTCTCGACGCCGGTCATCACCACGTCCGGGTGATCGTAGCGGGCGATCTGGCGCCCGAAGACGGGCAGCGCCTCGCGCATCGCCTCGACCGCGAAGGCGGGCAGGCACGTGGAGAGGTCCGTCATGGCGACGCCCGGCTTGTAGGACGGGATCACCTCTCCGAGCCCGGTGGACGCGCGGCCCGCGAGGAAGTCGCCGACCGTCTGCGCGGGCGCGTTGTAGTTCGATCCGCCCGCCGCATAGGCGCGCGATTCCCAGTGGCGCTGGAAATCAATGCCCGCGAGCGGCCCGCCCGGATAGTCGCGCGCGGGCTCGATGGCGACGACGAGGCCCGAATTGGCGTTGAACTCGGCGCGCGAATACTGGCTCATGCCGTTGGTGACGACGCGGCCTTCCTCGGACGTCGCGGCGACGACGCGTCCACCGGGGCACATGCAGAAGCTGTAGACGGTGCGTTCGTCGGCGCAGTGGTGGGCGAGGCTGTAGGCGGCGGCGCCGAGCAGCGGGTGACGCGCGAACCTGCCGTAGCGCGCCTCGTCGATCCACGCTTGCGGATGCTCGATGCGCACGCCGATCGAGAAGGGCTTGGCCTCGATGTGGACGCCCCGCCGGTGCAGCATCTCGAAGGTCGACCGCGCGCTGTGGCCGACGGCGAGGACGACGTGGTCGGCTTCCAGAAAGTCGCCGTCGTGGAGATGAAGCCCGCGCAATCGCAGGCGCCCGTCCGGCGCGCGGTCCAGCTCCAGATCGTCGACGCGCGTCTGCCAGCGGTATTCGCCGCCCAGCGCCTCGATGGTCTCGCGCAGGCTTTCGACCATGGTGACGAGGCGGAACGTGCCGATGTGGGGATGCGCCTCGAACAATATGTCGTCGGGTGCGCCGGCCTTCACGAACTCGTCCAGCACCTTGCGGCCGAGGAAGCGGGGGTCCTTGACGCGGCAGTAGAGCTTGCCGTCCGAGAACGTGCCCGCGCCGCCCTCGCCGAACTGCACGTTGGATTCGGGGTTGAGCTGCGAACGGCGCCACAGGCCCCACGTGTCCTTCGTGCGTTCGCGCACGATCTTGCCGCGATCGAGGATGATCGGCCGGAAGCCCATCTGCGCGAGGATCAGCCCGGCGAACAGCCCGCACGGCCCCGCGCCGACGACCACGGGCCGCAGCCCGCGCCAGCCTTCGGGCGCGCGCACCGGGAAGCGGTAGTCCATGTCCGGCGCCCGGCGGACGTCGTGGTCCTTCGCGAAGCGCGCCAGCACCTCGGCCTCGTCGGCGAGATCGACATCGACCGTGTAGACGAGCAGGATCGCGCTCTTCTTCCGCGCGTCGTTGCCGCGGCGGAACACCGTGAAGCCGCGCAAGCGATCCGGCGCGACGCCGAGCCGCGCGCAAATCGCGGGCGCCATCGCGTCCGCCTCGTGGTCGAGCGGCAGGGTGAGTCCGGACAGGCGCAGCATGGGCGTGGCCTTTAGCCGCAAGCCGCCCCGACGCCAAGCGGCGGCCGGACAGGCCTGCCGGTTATCGCGCCGTCGCTTCGGCCCGTGCCGCCGTTCGTGATGCCCCCGCGCGCGTGCCGGCGCCGGACGCTTCGATATGTCGCCAGAGAAACGCGCCGGCCTCGGTCATTGCCTCGGCATTCTCCAGAAGGTCGTGTCCCCAACCCTCGTGAATGATCGTTTGATGCAGGTGCGTTGAATGCGCGCGCTGGAAGGCCTCGCGCATACGCAGGGCATTGCCCGCGGCGACGCTCCGGTCCTCCCGGCCCTGGTGAATCCGGACCGGGGGCAGGCGTTCGCTGAAGTAGAGCGGAGAGCTGGCGACGAGACGCGCGCGCAATGCGCCGAGCGGCAGACGATCCCGGCCGTATACGAAGAAGCCGAGCTGCTGGTGCTCCCAACTGTGGGCCTGCCCGGAGACATAGGCCGCCCGCAGCGCGTCGGCCCACGCATCCGAGCGATTCATTTCCCGGAAGAAATCCATCGGGCCCGCGAACGAAACGGCTGCCTTGAAGATGCGGCTTCGGCTTGCGGCGAGAAGGGCGACGGTGCCGCCGCGGCTCCAGCCGAAGACCGCGAGCCGGCTGAAATCCAGTTCGGGGACCACGTCTCGGACGGCGTGCACGAAAGCGACGGTGTCGGTGGCCGCACCGTCGAACGCATCCTGAGGGTCGCCTTCGGCCTCGATACGGAAGCCCGCCGCCTCCACGGCCGATCCGCGCAAGCAGGGGGCAAGGACCACGAAACGGGGAATGTAGCGCCCGAGTGCGCGGCGGCCGTAATCCTGCCATTCGGAAAGATTGCGCGTCGGGAAATCCCAGCGGACCCCCGGCAGGTCGACGACCCCCGCGAGGCTGCCGGGCGCCGCGCCGCGCGGGACGAGCGCCACGCCGCAGTGCACGAAACCATCGACGCGATGGCGAATGAAGCGGGCCTCGAACCCGTGGCCTGCAATGGGGAAGCGGCGCGTCGCCACGACCTCGACGCGGTCGGGGAAGACATTGCGCGCCGACAGCTCGCGCAGCACCTGCCCGACCTCGCGAGCGTCCGGGGCCTGCAACAAGCGGTGGAAATCGACCTCCTGCCCTTGTGCCGCCGCGGCCCCCGGGCTGAGGCTCGCCGCCAGCGCGGCCGCCGGCGCCAGAACGGCGGCGATGATCCTGCGGAAGCGACGCGGCAATTCCCCGGCCATCAGTCCTGCCTTACGACGCGCCCTCTCGCCATGACGAAGCGGACCCGGCGAAGCGCGGAAAGGTCGCGCAGCGGATCGCCATCCACCGCAATCAGGTCGGCTGCCATGCCGGTCGCGATCCTCCCCGTCTCGTTCGAAAGGCCAAGGACCTCCGCCGCGACCGTGGTGGC
Coding sequences:
- a CDS encoding alpha/beta hydrolase family protein, with the protein product MAGELPRRFRRIIAAVLAPAAALAASLSPGAAAAQGQEVDFHRLLQAPDAREVGQVLRELSARNVFPDRVEVVATRRFPIAGHGFEARFIRHRVDGFVHCGVALVPRGAAPGSLAGVVDLPGVRWDFPTRNLSEWQDYGRRALGRYIPRFVVLAPCLRGSAVEAAGFRIEAEGDPQDAFDGAATDTVAFVHAVRDVVPELDFSRLAVFGWSRGGTVALLAASRSRIFKAAVSFAGPMDFFREMNRSDAWADALRAAYVSGQAHSWEHQQLGFFVYGRDRLPLGALRARLVASSPLYFSERLPPVRIHQGREDRSVAAGNALRMREAFQRAHSTHLHQTIIHEGWGHDLLENAEAMTEAGAFLWRHIEASGAGTRAGASRTAARAEATAR
- a CDS encoding NAD(P)/FAD-dependent oxidoreductase; its protein translation is MLRLSGLTLPLDHEADAMAPAICARLGVAPDRLRGFTVFRRGNDARKKSAILLVYTVDVDLADEAEVLARFAKDHDVRRAPDMDYRFPVRAPEGWRGLRPVVVGAGPCGLFAGLILAQMGFRPIILDRGKIVRERTKDTWGLWRRSQLNPESNVQFGEGGAGTFSDGKLYCRVKDPRFLGRKVLDEFVKAGAPDDILFEAHPHIGTFRLVTMVESLRETIEALGGEYRWQTRVDDLELDRAPDGRLRLRGLHLHDGDFLEADHVVLAVGHSARSTFEMLHRRGVHIEAKPFSIGVRIEHPQAWIDEARYGRFARHPLLGAAAYSLAHHCADERTVYSFCMCPGGRVVAATSEEGRVVTNGMSQYSRAEFNANSGLVVAIEPARDYPGGPLAGIDFQRHWESRAYAAGGSNYNAPAQTVGDFLAGRASTGLGEVIPSYKPGVAMTDLSTCLPAFAVEAMREALPVFGRQIARYDHPDVVMTGVETRTSSPVRITRGKDFQSLNTARLFPAGEGAGYAGGILSAAIDGIKAAEAVAASIVAQ
- a CDS encoding NAD(P)/FAD-dependent oxidoreductase; the protein is MMCAATAGARGKSVLLVDHADAPGRKILISGGGRCNFTNIHTAADRYLSGNPHFAKSALGRYTPQDFLALVERHGIAWHEKTLGQLFCDGSARQIVDMLAGECAKAGVTTRLGNPASAIEHRDNRFVATIGGRDYAAPALVLATGGPSIPKLGATGFAYDVARRFGLSIVHPRPALVPLTLGPDEALFRSLSGVSAEVEVRWRKTRFREAALFTHRGLSGPAMLQISSYWQHRTPIHVDFLPDAGPDWLIRRKQAQPRASLKRVLAALLPARLADALAERLALEGDLGNLPDKALRAAEARLGGWSFAPTGTEGFAKAEVTAGGISTDGLSSRTMMAARVPGLYAIGEAVDVTGWLGGYNFQWAWASGRAAGEAV
- a CDS encoding PQQ-dependent dehydrogenase, methanol/ethanol family encodes the protein MIAWVRSVRIAALAALSLAAACGAPSMPDWQRATAYYYTGTAIDAGNVETLGVAWEFTDFVVRGRTHRGVESTPVVVDNIMYFTGPWSVVYALDAKTGALKWQYDPEVDGQFARRTCCDAVNRGVDVADGVVYVATLDGWLAAVDAASGKELWKVDTITDRTRSYAITGAPRVSGKTVVIGNGGAEMGVRGYASAYDRKTGKLAWRFFTVPGAGPDEHPEVAEARKTWSPDSRWDLGGGGTVWDSIVYDPDTNIVYLGTGNGMPHPLWSRSPGGGDNLFLSSIVAVNADTGRKVWHYQTTPQDSWDYTATQNMVLADIEFGGKPRKVIMQAPKNGFFYVLDRVTGELLSAEKFTTVTWAERVDLKTGRPVFTEQSDYSKETKLVWPSEAGGHNWPPMAYSEKTGLVYIPVLQAPMTFQMYDQPYKPYSGIQGSIAAFPAFGAFGKGGADSTEAFPGQPKPRFDAVLTAWDPKTGKIAWTSSELPFWSGGVMATASGLVMQGSADGYLTVYDGVSGKVLHRINVGTGIMAAPMSYVIGGEQYVAVNAGFGGALNVAYPPGAVAAERENRERLIVFKLGGTAPELPPLREKTAFTEAPAKYRGDAGAVERGGALYGAYCGRCHGGKDGIGGYPNLWKMAPEVHEVFDEIVLEGAFADAGMAGFADVLTKADARDIHAFLAEPARGSPKRAGLH